In Helianthus annuus cultivar XRQ/B chromosome 3, HanXRQr2.0-SUNRISE, whole genome shotgun sequence, a single window of DNA contains:
- the LOC110930280 gene encoding protein HAIKU1-like, producing the protein MDNSDYSRNRGNDYLGVNKIGKNIRKNPLHQPNFTNPARQPPQPQVYNINKNDFQSIVQQLTGSPSRHSQEPLPRPPQNAHRPQRSRPSSLTPLNVTRPRMPVHHAPVQQHIPPNRPLNGPASGAVVYNGSNLARPPHHGQQRPPSGDHTGWSNTAESPISAYMRYLQHSIIDPAQGPPQPNQQTHPQYQQNPQAQSQTQMQGQQQQQSSGLLPYPLQPPLPSPRMYGGPPLPPLPSPRMNGPPPPLPSPRMNGPPPQLPSPTSQFLLPSPSGYLNLLSPLSPYPLLSPGYQHPPPLTPNFSFSPMTQPGAFGPGPQPPPSPGMGFPSPGFFSIPSPRWRE; encoded by the coding sequence ATGGATAATTCTGATTATTCAAGGAATAGGGGAAATGATTACTTGGGTGTGAACAAAATTGGGAAGAATATTAGGAAAAATCCTTTACATCAGCCTAATTTTACCAATCCTGCTAGGCAGCCTCCTCAGCCCCAAGTGTATAATATTAATAAGAATGATTTtcaaagtattgttcaacagctTACGGGTTCGCCATCTCGGCACTCGCAAGAACCGCTTCCTAGACCTCCCCAGAACGCGCATAGACCGCAACGAAGTAGGCCGTCATCGTTAACACCGTTAAATGTTACACGACCCCGTATGCCGGTTCACCATGCACCGGTTCAACAACATATCCCCCCTAACCGCCCGTTAAACGGGCCAGCCTCTGGTGCGGTTGTGTATAATGGTAGTAATCTTGCTAGACCGCCTCATCATGGTCAACAACGGCCGCCATCTGGTGACCATACAGGATGGTCAAACACAGCGGAGTCTCCTATCTCCGCGTATATGCGATACCTTCAACATTCGATCATTGATCCAGCTCAAGGACCTCCACAACCTAACCAACAAACTCATCCGCAGTATCAGCAAAATCCTCAAGCTCAAAGTCAAACTCAGATGCAAGGTCAACAGCAGCAGCAATCATCTGGATTGCTTCCATACCCGTTACAGCCGCCACTTCCATCACCTCGGATGTACGGTGGCCCACCTCTGCCTCCACTTCCCTCACCAAGAATGAACGGCCCGCCGCCACCGTTACCATCACCACGAATGAACGGTCCACCACCTCAGTTACCGTCACCAACTTCTCAGTTTCTTCTGCCATCACCGTCGGGTTACTTAAACTTGTTATCTCCTCTATCACCATACCCGTTACTTTCTCCTGGATATCAGCACCCCCCACCGTTAACACCAAATTTTTCGTTTTCACCCATGACTCAACCGGGAGCGTTTGGGCCTGGGCCTCAACCTCCACCTTCTCCTGGTATGGGCTTTCCATCACCAGGTTTTTTCTCAATTCCAAGCCCAAGATGGAGGGAATAG